The following is a genomic window from Antechinus flavipes isolate AdamAnt ecotype Samford, QLD, Australia chromosome 3, AdamAnt_v2, whole genome shotgun sequence.
ATGTGGGATAGAATCTTGAGTATTTTAATCTACATTTCTTTTAATGATCTGGGACTATTTTTCATAAGCCAACTTCTAATTCttggaggaaggaggaaacaGTTTATATTCTTTGTATATCCTACTTACTCTTATAGAGGACAAAAACAAACCCAAGGTTGCCCTAATTCTGTTCTAAATGCCTAGATAAAACTGGGTgctaaaaaggaaacaaaagaaataggagaaattgCCATCACATCTGATACTAAAACTATATGGTTGTGACTTACTCCAAAGCTCCACTTTGGTCCTCCTATTCTAATTACCAAGTAAGTCACAGAATCAACCTCTATGGAAAGAATTATCTCTGTTACATTCTTATCCATAAATTCTATCCTCATCATCCTAGGGATGGTTATAAGACAGCAATAGATTGTGAGGCCCTTCCATTtattagcaaaataataaatgaggACACTAAGCTGAAAGTAGAATTTCGTTCTAGACTTAGTTCTGTTCACTGTGTAAAATTGGGGCCAATATTCTAAACTTTCTGGGCCACGAAAGGCAGCCAAATATGGTGAATAGAGAGCTAGCTTGAGTCCCCACAAAATCCCCCCAAATCCTGCCTTGAGCACACTGCACACTGATACAGTGTGCctttatcatttctatataaatgaaatcacagattttggTTCCAAAAGGGCTTAGGGCTAggcttattctttataatttcatattcattttcaattgttttctagttatttttccatttacattgttgtagccATCGTTTGTTTTCCAGGTTCTAGTACAAATATTATCCATATCTTAAATGATGAAACAGGTTTAACAAGATCAAGGGCTTGTGAATGGTACAAATCCAGCATTCCCAATTCCAAGGTCAGTGGTGTCTCGCCCCCTACTGGTTTGAGGGTGAAATATTTgcttaccaaaaaaataaaaaaaaaaaaattaacaggtgggagtaagtaaaaataatatgcataaGGTTATTAATATTAGGAATAcattatgaaattaaattaaaagctaattaagtctgCTTTACAAATGATTTCAGTAGATGTTATTAATGAATTGAACTAAACTCATTCCTAAGTAGTTAGATGCTCTCACTCTACATTTTTGTGCATTAAATCTAAAGTCCCATCATCACTTCCATAAATCTTATTTCAAGGTTTAATAACATTGCAACACATTGCATCATGTTCTGAATCATATTGTTATTTCAAAAGTAATGCAGATCTaagcaatgctttttttttttaaatcagattttcttGAAGTCATTGTCAAAACTCTCTTAAAACCCAATGGAATAATTAAATTGCTTGTCAAATAGtcccttatttttattattctttagtGTTAGAAGACAGCATAAGAAATGATTTGTCAGATGCCCAATCCCTAAATGATCCAGATAAACGGGTCACAACCAAGGTTGCCCTAATTCTGTTCTAAATGCCTAGATAAAACTGGGTgctaaaaaggaaacaaaagaaataggagaaattgCCATCACATCTGATACTAAAACTATATGGTTGTGACTTACTCCAAAGCTCCACTTTGGTCCTCCTATTCTAATTACCAAGTAAGTCACAGAATCAACCTCTATGgcaatagctttttaaaaatatacttcctGTGCTCCAAACAGcacttttccccattttaaaagacaaatttacAAATGATTTCAGTAGATGTTATTAATGAATTGAACTAAACTCATTCCTAAGTAGTTAGATGCTCTCACTCTACATTTTTGTGCATTAAATCTAAAGTCCCATCATCACTTCCATAAATCTTATTTCAAGGTTTAATAACATTGCAACACATTGCATCATGTTCTGAATCATATTGTTATTTCAAAAGTAATGCAGATCTaagcaatgcttttttttttttaatcagattttcaCTCATggcaggtaattttttttatgctttctctACTTATAAaattctgtaaatatttattaagcgatatttattaaatactataccAAGAGCTGAGAATActaagaggcaaaagatagtcctgtCCTGAGGGAGCTCACAATCAGAAACAGCAgctaaaatacacacacacacacacacacacacacacacacataagctatatacaggatagatAGGATAGAGTATAagggaaagcattagaattaagaggttaaaaaaactttctctagatggaattttaattgagacttaaaagaagccagaaaagTGGAAAAGAGAATTAGGCaagggggacagccagagaaatcCCCGGGTGAGAAATGGAGTGCTTTGTTTGTGGAATAGCCAATAGGTCAATGTCACTTAATGAGTATGTGGCAGAGTAAGGTATAAGACTTGCAAAAGTAGGAGGTGGGTATgctatgaagggctttgaataccaaagGAATTTGTGTTTAATACCGGAGGAAAAATGGGGCTGAGTTTATCAAATTGGGTAGGGATAAGAAGGAAAGGTAGAGGGGAGAAATGTGAGACATGGTCAGACATACACTTAAAAGTCATTTTGGTAGCAAAATGAAGGATTTATTAGAGTGAGGAGACAGACCTAAAGTAGGTAGTAGATGAGGACTTGCACCGGTGGTGACAACGGCAGAGAGAACAGGATATATCCGAGATGATGCAAAGGTGAAAATTGATAGGCCTTGGCTAAAGATGGAATAAAAGTTAAAAGTGAGGCCACACCCATTCATTTGGAGATATGACATTGAAGGTCAAAAAAAAGGATGAACTAGGACAGTTACATTTAAGAATCATAagtatagagatgataatgaaaTCTATGGGAGTTGGTGAGATTATCCAGTCGAGTActacagagagaaaagaggcaCAAGACAGAACCCTGTGGACCACATATGGTTAGAACATGATCTGGATGAAGATGTAGCAAAAAGTAGCAGAAAGGTAGGAAAATCAGGAGTATTGTCCCaaaaatctagagaagaaaattatcAAGGAGGTAATCAAGAGTTTTCAAAAGCCAGAGAAtgcaaataaggaaaaatgagaCAAGATTATGGGTTTTccactcaaatttttaaaaaaataaggttaCGCTTAAATTCAAGATATTAAcaagattttaaataatttactgcAGTGCTTGCATTGCAGATGTTCTAATAAGTGGGAAACCTAAACTTTTCTTTACATTCAGACTCTTGAAATGaccctttaaatttcttttatccattttttcttcccctatttcacaggcaaaatgaaaatatcaataaacTATTATAGAACTGAGGGTTACCTCATCTTTTAATATTAGTCTTCTATCAAGCAGCTCTGTGAAAATTTTTCCTAATCTCAACTCAAGCGACTTGAAGAACTTTCTTCTCGCCATATGCAAGCATTCAAAAAGATTAGGTTAAAAGATATCAAATCCTATTCCTATATTCTTTTGCCTAGTGAAAAATTCAGTATTTGAAAGCTATTTTGCAAGACCTGTATGGAATTATGTGACTAAGTTACCACTGGATAAAATTTTTCAATtagaaaataaaggggaaaaagactAAAAGGTCTATGAATCCAAGTtgagaaaaagttataaaaatgagTCCCTTGCACATTTAGATGGAAATACAAGCAGAAATGTTCTTATTTTAGGATTTACAAGGACCTTAGTAAGATTTGACATACTGTCATGGGAGTACTAAAATTTATGATTTCAAATTAAATCCTTTTTACTGACACCAAAGGaacatcttatttaaaattctctaaatcatccATCTTTTTAATGGAGTTTGGTTGGTCCAGATCATTTACTTACAGGGTCAAAGTCTACATTCCAATCCTAGTTAACCATCTCACAGTTAGCATTGGTTAGAAGATTTGCTTTTCAGCACAAATTCTTTACCACACTAAAAGCAAACACCTAATTAAGCCAACTTCCAAGAACAGGAGCACAGAATATCTAGTAGGCTAATCAATTGTCATGTTAAGAGCACAGCTAAAGAGCACATAGATATCAAAAGTGTTTAATGAGTGGTTTTCATCTTAGTCCCACTAAATACTACCTTATCAATAATTTTCCTGTCATTATACCATTACCCTCTGTCATGTAATGATAAAACCTACAGAATAGCAGCTAACATATATGATGCTTAGTTTGCAAAGTACCTTATTTCAAACATTCTGCACAGGTCTGTCATCCTCATTTtagttgaggagactgaggctgacccagggtctcacagctagtatatgagcaaggatttgaattcatgtcttcctgattctaatccCAGTGTTCTATTATACCACTCAGCTGTCCCCAAAGAAACTGTATTTTATCAAACAATCTTATGATTAAGTTTCATTGTCAGAACTACAGAATTACTCTTGAGAGACAAAAAGAACCATACTCAAACAACTAAAATTTCAATTCTTAGCAGATAAATTTTCTGGTGTTAAAAGTAAACCTTTTGGAAAAACTTGATTTTCCTAACTAAAACCTTTGAGATGAAAACttttttcagcaaaaaaaaaaagttagcagtGAAGATCTACTTAACTGGGTTCTATCTCAACAATGTAAACTTGCCATTTTTAGAAAGTTAAAATGTTACTAGGGAGTAAGGTAGGAGTAATGTTAccgtttattatttttaatcagatACAATTGTTTTGTCCCTCATCTCGAAGAAGATTATGACTTCAGGGAAGCATACCATTGCCAGTGAATTTGATTTAAAGTGAGGGAGCGCTTGTAAAATTTCAACTTTCTCCTCCAAAGATATCTGGGTCTAGTGACAAGATATAAATCAGAAAGATTGGGgatgaccctggatgcaatggggGACCTTGCCCTTTTAAAGGTAGTCTTTTAGCAGTTTTCTCAGTTTGAGGCCtcacccatttagtgattaaacAAAGCTAAAGGCAAAGCCCCAATTTGAAAGTCTTTCAATGTTAACacactattaaaataatatttcagagaATTCTTAACACAAGAAATATAGTTAACCATTCatgtatacaatttttttttatttggaaatgtTCATATCGATGCAGAGAAATAGGATTTTAGACACAAGATATCCATTAATTATAAAACCAAGAGACCTGGAAATTATTTACATGATGAAACGAAAGATTTTGGAACTTCAGTGGAATGGGCAACTTTCATGACGCCACTTAATTAGTGATTTTAGTCCACATATTTCCCCAGAATATCACTATCTCGAAATAAGAAATAGTcctgcaaattaaaaaaaaaaaaagttatttaattctgCTAGCAACAGCAACTTAACTAATTTAAAGTTATATTAAACAAACCTTGTCTTCTATAACTACTTTGGTGCCACCATATTCTGGAAGAAGAACTTTATCTCCAACTTTCACACTAACTGGTTGAATCTCTCCActctacaaaataggaaaaaaaaaattagaaaatatatccTATTTGTCCAACTCTCCCATCAAGGTTATTAAaccaatataagaaaaatacttttgtaGCTAGCATATTTTAACTTTACAAGATTAAGATTTCAAAATTGGTTCTTTAGATCTAAAAGCCTAAGAATTTATCTTTAGCATGAAAACTATGCACTTTAGTTacacaaaaacatatttaaatttcTGAACTACTCAAAGAACTTTATACTCAAGTTAAACATTAAGTTAAACAAATCTACAGAGACCACAATTTCTTTCTATTACACAACTCAAAAGCTTCAGAAGTTAAAAATTCTGGTGTCAATTTTAATGTATATTCTCAAATTCAAGAAACGTACATTATGTAAAAGGGGAGTGCTAATAAGCAATAGGTTAAGGGTGAATTCACTAATTTTGTTATTCAGCTATAAAAGCATGAAGTAAAGTTAAGAGAACAAAGGCAATTCTGATCAAACAGATTGCAAGATAGACAGATTTCAGCATGGAACAATAAAGGTTGTGAAATTCTACCCTCAAGGCTTCTGAAAAGCTTGCTAGCACTTTCTTTATAAACTAGGTTCGGTCACTAAGCAATCACTGGGATCCGGGGCAAATAAATTTTGAagaagttttcttatctataaaataaagaagttcaaTTAGATGATTTATTTAATTAGATGATAATATAGttcttagagttaggaagacctaaattcaaatccaaacttaCACACATGTTGTATATCCCAGTGTCACTTACCCTCCagtctttctataaatataaaatatggattTAGTAATCTTACTTCCCAAGGCTGCTTTAAGATGATCAGATTAGATAATTTTTGTAAGGTACCAAATACAGTGCCCggcatataataagtatttaacaaaactCTTCCCCTAAATTTCCAAATGGCCCTAAAATTTTGGATTCAATAATGTTTTCATACTTAGAATTTTGGGGTTTTAAATACACTCTTCTGAGTATAAACTTAGCAAAATTAATgcttctaacaaaaaaaaaaaatagagaactaGGAATTCTACTGTAAAGAGAGCTTGAAATAAGTATAATTAAAATGCAAGTCACATGGCATAGTAGTGTTCCTCTAGGCACTTGCAGAGTCTGTAGTTATAAGCCAACTGCTATGAACTTCAATTTAGTTTGTTTATATAGAAAGAATAGTTATCTTGTTCAGTGTTCTATGACAGAAAAATCCCCATTACTTTttctacttaatatttttattactttatgacaaaataacaataataatatactatCTCTGAAATATAATAAGTACAAATTTACTAAAGACAATTTTGCTAAAAGAATTTATGTACTGAGAAGAGGGAGGTAAATGCCCAGTCCCTGATCTTAAAGAGCCCAGTCTAATgaagataacatgcaaaaatTGTACCAATGATAATCCTGTGGAAGATAAATCCTCAGGTGCagggtaaagaaactgagaaaagccTCCTTCAGAACATCTGATCTTGAGTCTTGAAGGAGCAAGGAAGTAAAATAGAATAATCCATTCACAGGatcaagtaaaaagaaaatggatgcCTAATTTTTATCAAGatcaataatgagaaaacagtaTAATCATCATCTTCTGGGGCTATTTGCTATGCAGTAACAATATACACATGGGTAgttttcattaaagaaaacttttttcagtctattaatttttttaaaaaatcaattatttgagTGAATTGAAGACACAATGAGCTAAATAATATAGGAACTAGCTGTCTATTCATTATGTTTGATCCCTATAAGTTATGCTAAAGAGGCTatctttcatttctcttactGTAGTTAAAACTGGTAGTCTAGATTTACCTTTCCTTTAGATCCTGATCCAACAGCTACCACTGTTGCCTGTAATACTTTTCCTTGAGATTTTTCTGGAAGCATAATTCCTCCTTTGGTAACAGTCTCAGCTGCACTCCTTTCAACCAAAACTCGGTCAAGGAGGGGAAGAAACTTTCTAAAAGCCTGCCCTGCCTGTTGAGAGAGAAATTTgagatgcttttttaaaaacaagcaaaaatcgCACATCATTTCTTCTTGAAGGCTATCAAGGAGTCAGAATTTCGGCCCAAGTTTTCCCATTCTGTATACAGTGGGGACCCACCAAATTTTATACTTTTCCTCTAATCATCACTCCCAAACTTTAATTAATTTCCCGAGGACACCCTTTCCCCCCAATCACAGGTCAGAATGGCTACCAGGACGACCTCTACGTTACACAAGGTCAAAGCATTTCATTTCTCtccagagagagagggaaagagcgGGGGCGCTCTAGGGGTACAACCTGCACCCCATCCCCGCCCCGCGCCGGGCAAGGGCGCCAAGGGCTTCCACATGGCCGAAAACACCCGCCCGAACCTGCAGGACCCGCCTCCTGCTGCCCAGGGGCACGTGGGTAGAGCAAGGGGAACTCGAATTCCAGAAGGTAAAAGTTGCCCCCTGTCACACCGCCCCTCCCCACAAGCCCTAccaggagagggaaaggggggcgGGATCCACGTGTTCCCAGAGCCGGGGGCTCCCTAAATCAAGCTTTTATTcctaaatcatttaacatttctcgTAATCTCAGATTCCTCGCCTGTAAAACAAGGGCACAGATCTCCCAGGGTTGctgaggctcaaatgaaagaATCTAAGTAAAGCGCTTTACAAAACTTTGAGAGCTATATACATGCTATTTACACACCCTCCCGAAAACCTTGGCGCAGTTTACAGCTTTCGTGGCTTAAAATCGCACAAAGACTTTTCAGGGCATCCCGGATCATTACTATTAAAATGACAGTAATTGCACGGATAAAAGGACTTGGctacttttaatttaaattaactgTCAAAGGCCTATCGGCTGGTCAGACTGCCGACCTACCTGGCGAAAAAGGGAGTTCAAAAGGCCTTAGTGAGGGCAGTGGCTACTTCATTTTAAGGGCCGCGAGGGCCGGACTTACCATGGCTCCGCAGTGCCCTGCAGCTGTCGCTCTTGCTCAGTCCGTTTCCTCCGTCCCTCCTCGGGCACCGGTAGACTTGCAGCCCAGTCCGCTAAACACGTGAACGTCGTAAGAGGGCGAACACTAGTTGTTGCGCAGGCGCGCCCCCGCCCCCTATCTTGTCCAAACCTTAGGTGCGTCGGCAGCGGAGACCGCTACGCGAAGTGCTATTCGTCCTTCGGACAGCTACTCAGACCCACCCACAggaaagggaaacagaagaaGAGTTTTCTGGTCTTTTCTACGCAGCGGCGCTCCGGTAAATTAAATCCCTTTGGGCCCCCAGGAAATGACGCAACTTCACCCTTGACCCGTAGCTATAGCGGCGCGTTCCAGAAAGTTCTGGAAAAATCAGGGTCCCAGGAACGAGCCTAAATCATGCCCTGCCGCTCTAGCTCCTCCCCAGTATCGCTAGCGAATGTAGGGAGGGGCGGGTCCAGATATAGCTCATGCAGATTGCGGGGCTCCAGGGGGCGGTTGGTAGGGGGTGGAGGCGCCATCGGCACATGTGGTGCAGTGGGGGGGCGGGGTCTGGGACTCTTTGCCGTGTGCGCCCCGTACGTGTGTCCCTCACTCGTTGCTGCCGATCTGCACCGCGCGCTTGTCCGCCTGCTCCAGCAGGTATACTAGGGTCTGCCTCGcgctttcctttcccttcccagtcCTCTCCTCCTTGGTCTTTGTTTCCCCGCCGGCAAGCTTGGCGCGTGGATGGCGGAAGAGAGTCTTTCCGCGGCACGCGCCAGGCTCCCCGCGGCCTCGCTTTACATGCTCTTCCCTCTGGGCTGGGGGTCGCTGCTTCAGCCAGCGGGAGGGCCTGGACCTGACTGCGGGAAATGGCGGCTGCCGCCGTGGAAGAGCAGGGCCGGGGTGGGGTCGGGTCCGTACAGGCTGGCGGAACCCTGCGGCACTTATCTCCGCCGAGCATTAGGCTCCGGGCTACCTTGTTCCGGGGCTAGGCCCGGCCCCTAACCTGGGAGCTTCTAGACATCCCTTTTCCTTCCGGGGGGGCAGAGGTACAGGGCGCGCGCACGGGGTCATGGAGCGTGGGGCCCACAATCGCACCTGCAGAGGAATGATTCTAGCTTGGGAGTCTTTGCCGAGGGCAAAAGGGGTGGTGGGCAGCCCGAGTCTGTGCAGCTCTGCTCTTCCGACAGTAGGGGGAGGAACGATGGGATCCTTGACCTTGTACCATGTGTCCTGATGGAAAGACATGTGGCCGGGCGTGGGGAGCGGGCGGGCGGGCCCCTTGCACTAGTAATCTCAAATGTATCTCACATTGATACTGTTTCAACAATTTGGATACAAGGAGACATTTCCTCCTGATGGACGTTTTGCTGTGTCAGGGATTTTCCCTCTAACCCCTCATCCCGGCTTTATGTCATTGCCTCTGCTCTCCCTTGGAGTTTCTCCTCTTGCCTTTGATTCATCCTTGAAGCATGTTTTCAGCTAGTGCAGAAACGATTAGTTCTGGTTTTTACCTGGAGGCCAAAGGAGAAATTCGAGCAAAGGTGGGTCCAAATGGTGCAGGGGAGCTGAGGGCCAAGACTAGTGCCTGTCCTTAGATGTAGCAGTACTCAGGTGCCCACTGctggtaatggtagtagtagaGATATACTTTCAGAAGATGTTGGGAAGCTCTTGTGCAATGGGTGCCTACTACTTCATATTCCTTTCAACAGGTGGCATAATCGAGCCACAAGAAATCTAGAGCATTCGAATTGATCTCATGGTTTCATTTTTCCAGAAATGCTCCGGTTGCCCACAGTTCTTCGTCAGATAAGGCCAGTGTCTAGGGCACTGGCCCCCCACCTGACACGTGCTTATGCTAAAGACGTGAAATTTGGAGCAGATGCCCGAGCCTTAATGCTTCAAGGTGTAGATCTTTTAGCAGACGCTGTTGCTGTTACTATGGGGCCAAAGgtatcaatatctttttttctccctcaaaacCGTCTTAGATTGaataataatgtataaaaagttttataatgtCAAGGGAGCCAAGAGTAAGATTTTACATTAAGAGGGTAACTTcgagtaagctttttttttttttttttttaactgagttaagGCCCAGAACTACTTAAGCCAGATTTTTAATTATGTGGCTTCCTCTCAATTCCCAGTttcccattttcacttttttattaaacTGGATAGGAGTGAATTGAATTACCATTTAGTACTGAAGCAGTTCTTAACTCCAGGCAAAACTAACCTGCTTTGCCTGTATTGTTTAAACTTTGGCTTAAATCCTAATAGCCTGAATTCTTAAAGAGTtggggaatgaaaaaaataacaatcctTTTTGGGGAGCTTTATCatttgaagaaaacttttttttttttttaatctttgctcaACATTGAAATAACTTTTGAGTGTGAGGTGCTGGCTTCAGAAGAAAAGAACTTGGGTGAGCGAGAGGACAGGTTTGATAGGAAAAATACCTAACAGAAATTGGTTTGGGTctagttatagaaaaaaatcagtttttaaaagattaatggTAATCATAGGCAGTTTATCCAAATTGGTGGAGTTATCTTGGGGGATGACTTGGATTTTATTGCTCCATATGTCCAAATTAAATTTAGTGCCAGTGTCTAGAGGTCTATATAATCATAAATGAGATTATCTCCCACTCATGGAAAAGAGGGGCATGGTATcataatcattttcatttgtgtTGCAAATTATTGAACATGGTAGCTATTCATAGGAGAATTTGGGGTAATTAAAATTTCATCACTTCTGGTCTTAaatgcaataaataataaatcttaTGAATTTTTTACATTAAACATTATGAAAGACCAATATTCTTTCATTCATGCAAAGATCTCATTTAGGCTTGGGTAATATATAACATTAAGTTTtatttggaagggatcttaaagtcATTATCTAGTGCAGGACTTTGCTCCTGGGGTGATTGGGATTAAGTCACTTTGGGGAAGGGggttgtcacacagctagtatgtgttaaGTTTCTGCCAgtgtatttgaactctggtcctcctgacttcagggcctgtgGTGCTCTATCACTTCGGGACATGCAACTGTCCCTAGTGttgggcttcttaaacttttccacttgtgaccccttttcattGGACAAATTTTTTATATGGCCCTgagtatatatagttatatgaaatagaaatataaatcaaacatttactgataatcataaagaaaattaattttaaaataattctttggtatgtATGATTTTACCATTTGAATCTAATGAGGtgaatgtgcttgtttatttttacataaagaattaaatcggggtggaatatttgatattgCAAGATGTAGCACATTCAGAAACCTTGTTTCCAGACTTTTCACCCACAGTTTAATAAACTttgatctagtccaactcccttgtTTAACAAGTTAAGGAACTGAAAGCCTAGAAAGTCAAGTGACTCCACATAAACCATAGGAGCCAAACTGGGAGCATGTAAAACTTTTTGACACTGCTGATTTAGGCTATTAAGTGGAAAAGTCAGGATCCATTTGGTTCTTTCTTTGCATTGGTTCACGAGTCTTCTTGTTTCTTTGAACTCTGTTCTTAACACATGGATTAATATTGTATTACATTCACATGCCTCAGAGGTTGAATTTCTGGCAATTTCTTAACATTTCTGGACCTGAAttttctcacctttaaaatgaaaaattcctaTCTTTGAATTAGATGGATGACCTGGgattatagatttggaactgaaaggAACCTTTCAAGCTATCTAGTTCATTCTCTTTATAGGGCAAAGAAATTGGGTTCTgaagagttaggatttgaactcagacctcgGATAAGTACTAGGTACTTCCTACTACCCTAGGTTTAAGACTTGAAGGTAAGAAAGAGCCTTGAAAGTAGGGATTGTTTTTTCCTGTAGTTAGGACTGATGCTGCATttcaaaaatgtgaaatatgagAATGGTTTAAGTAGGTCCAGTGTACTATCCAGAATTTGTTCCCTTGTTTGCTAGTGGGGAAAGGTCAATTTGATTGAATACTGCAGCTTTGCTAAATCTATCCTTAGGAATCATGATTTGGGATTAAATTATTAGTGAGACAATGTAGTAATACTTTTTAGTGGGATATATTCAGT
Proteins encoded in this region:
- the LOC127554437 gene encoding 10 kDa heat shock protein, mitochondrial isoform X3; this encodes MAGQAFRKFLPLLDRVLVERSAAETVTKGGIMLPEKSQGKVLQATVVAVGSGSKGKSGEIQPVSVKVGDKVLLPEYGGTKVVIEDKDYFLFRDSDILGKYVD